A segment of the Dehalococcoidia bacterium genome:
GAGGCGGGGGCCTTGCCGCCCCGGGCCTGGATGCGGGCGAATGCCGTTTCCAGGGGCACACGCAACACGTAGTAGCAAGTTCTAAGCCCGCGACCCGCGGCATATAGGTGGTATTGGCGGGTGTGGAGCATCACGCCCTCCCATGCGACCGCCCAATATCCCGCCTTTTTCGCCTGGATACAGGCATGTTCCAGGGCATTAAGGATCTCAATCTTCGAGCCGATACGGTCCACACCCGGAATCTTAACACTCGGCGTGAGATAGTCGCCGATGAGCACAATGCCGAAATTCCTTACCGCCGTGAGGGGTACCGTGTACCCTGCCACTACCGACTCACCCTGCTCGGCCACAGCACGGAGCACGGTCGACTTGCCCGCACCATTCGTTCCAAGAACAGTTAGCAAGACCAGGGGCGATCCATCAAAGGCATTTACGCCGAAGGTAGTCACCCGATCACGTACGGCGCGTGTGGGCCTTGTGGATCTTCGTTGAGCGAGCCTTGCCGCAGGTCGGGCAGATGCGAGTTTGGTAGAATGGCGTGGGGCGGCGCTCGCCGGTCGTAAGCTGATGTTCGCGCACCACGTTGTCGGCTTGAATGCGCGCCACGAGACGGGCCATCTCACTGGGGGTGCGGGCGTACTTCCGCGCCATGTCAGGAGGACCTAATAGCGCGGTCAATCCACGCGTGAATCACAGCGTGCTCAGGATAGCCCGGGGTAATCCAGAATTCCGCAACCTCGTGCAACGGCGCTGCGGGGTGGTCCCGTTGGAACTTGGCGAACGCCCGGGTATACCGGGAGGCAAAGAGTTGTTCCGCATTCCGGCTGCCGCTTTCCCAAAACTCCTTGCGGTACGCCTTACCCCGGCGCACACAGCGGGCTTCGATATGGCGTGCACCGACCTCTACCGTCTGGAGCATCAGCGCCGCGCGGAGCCCCCGGTACATGCCGAAGGTGGACTGATGCACGAGGCACCGGAAGACGGCACTGTAGATCCGTGTACCCTCAATAAGAAGCACGCGGGCCCGCGGATCGGCCCACCGTGTCATCATGTTGCGAAAGGTCGTCACCAACGGCTTCTGAAGAAGGGTATCTTCATCCGCCGTAATAACCCATTCGGGCTTGATCAGCCCTGCCTGGACCAGTCGTTCGCCGGCCTGGCGGAGCACCGTAGTCTTGCCGGCAGCGTTGCCGCCGGCAAGCAGGATGGCGCTGTATTGCACCCCTAATTACGGCGAAGACCGCACGGCTTCAATCGCCTGCGTGCTTCCATGCCGCCGTACCGGGTCGTCATGGCTGAGCGTGCGTGCCGGTGCGGAGGTTGACCTGTCGGAGAATAGTGATGACTTCGTCCAGGCTATGTGCGACGAAATTCAGCGACGACTCGTACATACCCAACGTAACGGTGTATCCATTCTCCGCCGGGTAAACCGTGAGACTCGTCGCGTCGTAGGTCGTACCTGCCACGCTAGACCCCCTTATCCTCCACAGCGTTCAGATCGGACACCCCTGCCTTGGCCAACAGCGGGCTGATGTCGATACCCATCGCCTTGCACCGTTCAACGAGCGCGAAGAGGGCTTGGGGCCCAATACCCACGTACCGGTCCAAGGCGCTACCGTGCCCGTTGCTGCTGCCGGAATCCATGACGATGATCTTATCCGCCTCAGCCAACGGCGCCGTCGCCGCGGCCATGACCCCGCTGAATTCCTTGATCGCGGCCGGCACCAGCGTTTGGGCAGCCTCGAGGATCTGGAGGAGCCGGCCGGCTTCATTCAGGGCCTTGTATGCTTCGGCCTTCTTGAGCGTGCCCTCAGCTTCCGCGAGGAGTTTGGCACGGATGCCGTCGGCTTCGGCCAGCAACTCGGCCCGCTTTGCCGCGGCCCGCCCTTCGCCTTCCGCGGCCAGGGCTTTACGCTGTGCTTCGGCCTCGATTTCTATCGCCCGCGCCCGGCCTTCCGCCGCGACCTCGGCCGAGCGACGCTGTGCTTCGGCCGGCCTGATTACTTCTGCCACGAGTTCCTGCTCGCGACGAGCAGCCGCAGCCTCTGCCACTTCGGTTGCCTTGAGTGTGCGGACGAGTTCGACCTCTTGCTCCTTCTCCACGACCGCCTTCCGCGCTTCGGCCGTTGCCAACGGACCAGCCTGCTCGGCCCGGGCGCTTTCGGCGTTGGTTTCTGCCCTGTAACGGGCGACGCGTACGTCCTTTTCTTTCTCCGCCTCTTTGATCAGCGCAATGTTTTCCTGCTCCTTTACGGCACCTTCTTTTTCGGCGGTCGTGGCCTGGATAGTCGCTTCCTTCTGCGCGTCAGCGGCACCGATTTCGGCGTCCCGCTTGACCTCCGCGGTCCGCTTCAGCCCCAACGCGGCCAAATAGCCTTGCGAGTCGGACAGTTCCTTGACCGTAAGGATATCGATCTTGAGCCCCAGGCGGGCCAGGTCGCTCTGTGACTCGTTAATCATACGCTGCTGGAACGCCGCCCGATCGCTGTTGATCTCCTCAATGGACAGCGTGCCCAGCATGGAGCGCAGGTGGCCTTCCAGGGCCTCGTATGCCATCTGCCGGATCTCTTCTTGGCTTTTACCGATGAGCCGTTCGACGGCGTTGATAAGCAGCGTGTCCTCGCTGCCCACCTTGATGTTGGCAACGGCCTTGATCGACAGCGGCACGCCTTCCCGTGTGATAGCTTCTTGGACGGCTAGATTCGGGATGGTGATGACCCGTAGGTCTAGCTCGTCCTTACGCTCGAGAAACGGGATAACGAGGGTCGCCCCACCGCGCACGAGGCGGTAGCCGACCGTTACGGTCTGCTCCTCCCCGTTCTCATTGCGTGTCACGATCCGGTGCTGCCGCCCCGAGACAACGGCCACAAGATGTGGTGGCACTTTGATGTAGTTGGCCCGCAGCATCCGAATGATGATGGCGAGCATGAGCACGACAAGTCCAACGATGGCTAGCGTCGTCAACCATGCGGCTATCTGCTGTCCGATATCAAGACCCACGGTGATTCTCCTTTACGCGGATGGAGGGTTTGACTAGCACCTGGTCTCCTATGAATGTTGTCAAAATTACACGGGTGCCGACGGGGTAGGCCGGCGCGTACGGCTCCCCGGCCCGTGCGACGAATGTCTGTTGGTTCCCGCCGACATTGACGACAACTTCGCCGGCTGTTAGCCCCGGCCCCACTTGCACAGTCACGACGCCGGTGCGGCCGAAGACGTCTGCGGTTTGCACGTGACTCGTCGACTGTTGACGGCTGATCACACGGAGCATCCACACCATCAGCGCACCAAAGCACAGTCCCGCGAGTACCCCGTACCCGGCGGCGCCAACGATACCGAAGCCGGCGTAGCGAGCTAGCTGCCCGAACCCGCCAAACGCCGCGAGAAAGGCTGCAATTACTTTCATGTTGGCTAACTGCGGCCCATCGTGGTCCAAATCCCCGTCGAGATCAAACAGGAACGCGATGAGCAGGCCGGCTAAGCCGACGGCGAGCAGTATGACGAACATGCCTTCACCCCTTGTGTACCCAATACTTGGGATTGCGGAACCGCTGCGGAATCGTGTCCCAGAGGCGTAGATCCGTGCTGGCTTTGGCCGGGTCGTAGGTGCGCTTTGCGCGCCCGAACTCCTTGAACCGCACGTATTTCTGGTATTCACATAAGGCTTGTTCGAGATTCTCCAAGGTTAGCGGGGGCCCAAGAAGCGTGGCGCCGGCTGCTGCTAGCTGGTCGTACTGGCTGTCGCGTAATTCCATCAGTGCCGGCTGCACCTGCGGCAGGCGTATGCGGCGCTCAAGCAACAGGTCAAGCCCCCGAATCGCTCCGGGTCCACAGAAGGCCCACTCGTCGAGCCACGAGCTTGGGAGAATGTCGACTTCGGGGTAACAGCAGTCAATCATGATCTCAAAGGCGTTAAACCCGGCCCAGCCGGGCACTTGCATGAGCACGCGATGCGCCTGGACGGGGTTGGTGGCATCGGCCAGTTCGTCAAGGACGCGGCTAACGTGTTCCGCGAGCCATGTCAGATTCGTGATAATCGTGCGTAGCTTGCCCCCGCCGCCCCCGCCGCCGTGACCAGTGATCATATACGCCCCGGTGAAGATCTTCACGCCTTGGGCCCGGAGCGCCTCCAACCGGTGGAACATCCGTTTGGAGCTCCAGGACTCAGGCGTCAGGTAGCCGCCGAGAGCGTCGTAGGTAGCCGGCCACCCAAAGGAGCGGAAGGCCGCGACGTTAAAGAGCTGGTTTTCTGGCTTGCCTTGCTCGGGCAGACGGCGAAGAAGTTCGCGCGTCCCCCGATCTAGTTCACGGTAAATGTTCGTGAATGCTACGCTGCGCAACACCTGATCCTCGGACCACGGCGGCGGTTCCAGTCGAATGATCCGGCGCACGAACACCGCATGTCGCTCAGCGACAAACCGCCAAAACTGTGGAACATGCTCAGGGTGCCAGTCCATGTCGTCCCTACGGGCCGTGATATTCAGGCAAGGAAGGCTGCACAGCCCCGTCGTGTTTAATGTAGGCGAGTACGACGGCCGGATAATCCGGGAGATAAACGTGGCGCGTTACGTGCCGCCGCGCTGCCCACCGCCACAGGAATTCCCATGCGGCCACGGCCCAATCCTGCGCAGCTACACAGTGGAGTTCGTCGACTGCCCGTTGGCATCGCTCAACGTTGTCGCGGGCACTTGTACCGTGTAAGTGGCCCCATGCCCGTAACATTCGCCGGACGCTCTCCCAATACGGACAATCGACCGGATCGTCGAGCGTTCGGGCCAACAGGGCCGCCCGTGCCAACGCCGGACCGGGGGCCATGCGGGTAAACGGCACGTGCCGGTACACGTCAAAGGACACGTGAGGATTCTCGACGAGTCGGCGTACGATGGGATCATCCTCGTACACGTGCAGGCTGGAGCTGAAGTGCGAATACTCGCCGACGTCCACCCCAAGCTCACAGGCCAACGCCTCCTGGATGGTCGTAAATTGCACGATGTTTGTATACGAAAGGCCCAGGACCAAATCGTTCGAGCGGTTGAAGGTAGCCGCCCAGAGCTTGCCATCCCGCAGTTGGTACGTGCAGGCTATGTTGCAGGGCATATCACGGGTCTCTACCTGCGGGTTATCGAGTTCCGGATCCCTCAGCACGGTGGCAGCGCGGCGGCTGCCGGCGTCCAATCGCAACTGCGCGAGGACGTCTTTAAGCTGGTCTGCGGTGCCCTGAAACCCCGCACGACGCAGGCGCTTACCGTACGCGCCATGGAAGTCCGGCCCGCCGTCCAAGTACTGGCGGAGTTGTGAGTTGTACCGGCAAATCCATTCGGCGTCACTCCGGCCGGCCAGGATCCACACGGGTTCCGCTAGCTGGAAAAAGGGGTTTGCCCGCCGGTACGGGATTGTAAGCACCCGCTGCCGGGGCTGCACCAGCATAGTCAGGGCGTGTAGCATTTCCCTGTGCGTGCGCCCCCGGGAGGTTACGGGGGTGCCATAGAGGCGCATTTGCTGTACGGCGTCTACAAACCACTCGTTCGCATGCCCGGCCAAGATCAGCCGTTCGGCCTGGTGCTCGCTGGAGGCGCCCCACTTTCCGGCAGCGGTTTCGTCAGCGTTGGGCGGTGAGCCGTTTCCGTTGCCTGTCACGGCGCTTCTCCTTTGGAGCCGCTTGCTGTTCCCACGTATAGGCCAGCTTCAGCAACACTTCGCGTTGCGGTTTCGTGAGGCGGTCGCCTGTACTGCTGCCCGTCAGGACGGTGTGGAAGTCGTGCCCGATCCGGGCGAGGACGAACGCGTCGGCGAGGTTGTGGTCTTTGTACTCGCGCCCCCACCGTTTGTAAACCTGAAGCAGCACTTCGTCTTTTTGCTGGGCACCGCAATACTTCTTAACGTGCGCCACATTCACGGGAAGAAAATGCAGCGTTGGCCAGCGCGACTCCCAGAGCACAACCTGGTACACCGCCTGGATGGCCGCCGCTTCACTGGCGGTGTGCGCGTTCGACAGCCAAATCTCTGACTCCAGTGCCACCACAACGTGCGCCGCGGAGTCGCGCGCAGACAAGACGATCCGGGCAAGCCGCTCGCGCTGTTCGTACAGGCGCAGGGGGCGCGGCCCGTCACCCGGGGCGGTCTCGAGCGCGTACTCCTGAACAACCCGTCCGTCCGTTAGGACACAGACGCCTGTGTGCGCAAGTGAGGGGTCAACCCCGACGACGGTGACGGCTGGGTAGCTTGGGTCGCCGCTGCTTCCGGGCGGGCTGTTGACCGGCTGCCTGACCATAAGTCACCTCAAGCACTTCGACATCCACACGTCGATACGGGATGCCGGGCGTGTTATTGCCGCATTTGTAGCAGAAGAACGCGGTGTCCTGCATCGTGTGCACGAGGCCCACCTTGCAACGTGTGCACAGATAAATCGTGTCCGGCACGGACATCATGCGATGTTCGGCGTAGTGCGGCATTGTCATGGGCGTGCTAGCTGCGCCGTTGCTGCCCCTTGGTAACGGCCGTTGTAGGGGTTGCGGGCAAGGCTGGAGAGCCGGTGGACGACCACCTGTGCGAACCGCAGCCCAGGCCAAAGGGGCAGTTGATGATAGCGCGTCTCATTCTTAATTTCCATCGTCCCAATGCCGTCCCACCCCGGGTCAAACCAAAAGGCCACGGTATGATTCCAGCCTTCACGGGCCCGGCTGGACTTCATCTTCAACTCCAGCGCATACCCGTTCGGTACGTGGAGCCACTCCCATGTTGACGTAAGGAGGAATGCCCCGGGGTCAACAAGAAACGGTTTCTCCTCACTGTACCCCGCAAGCGAGTGCGGCTCCCATCCGGGGACACGCCCGGGCTTTTCTACCCAAGCGTCAGTACCAATGCGGATGTCAACCGATGCGGGATTTACAAGCTTCCGGTCTTCGTCGGGCGCCTTGGGAAACAGCACAGGAAACAGGTCGTCCAGCTCCCGATCACTTAGAGGCATTCGACCTCCGCTTCGCCTTGGGAACGTGTCACACGCACCACACGGGCACCGGGAAACAGCGCCTTCTGGTCCTGATTGTGTGTAATCACAAATACGGTTACACCGTTGTGGACTTCTTCATGGAGCATGTCAATGATAGCGCGCATCCCCGTAGGATCAATACCGCTGAGGCATTCGTCTAAGACTAACAGGTTCACCGGTTCAGGCATGCGCCACCGGGCTAGGGCCCGCAGCGCCCACGCGATGATGAGATTTACTCGTTCCTTTTCGCCCCGGCTCAGCCCCTCGTACGTCGGGGCACTGGCCCCGCTGATGCGAATGAGGTCTTCATTGCGGCTGGTGCGAAGCGAGTTAAACTCAACGTGAATTGTGCCGCCAGTCAGCCGGCGACTGACGGCGGCGGCGGTGCGGTTGAGCACCGGCAATGCTTGTGCAAAGAGATAGGCTTGCAGGCCGTCGCGGCCAAACTCCTTAACCCAAAACGTCGCCCGTTCCAACAGCGTCGTCTTGAGGCTCAGTTCAGTCTTTGCTTCCCGCAACGCGGCGTCGGCGCGCTCCACCTGTTCGGCGGCGAGTCGGCGATGCGCGGCCTGTTCCTCCTGCTGTCGATGAATCTCCCGCATTTGGTGTTCAAGGGCATCTTGCCCCTGCGCCGCGGTTTCCAACCGGCGGTAGTCCTGCTCGGCGGCCTGTAGCGCGGCCTGTAGCTTTGCGGCCTGCTCGGTCGTGTGTTGGGCCTGCTCAGCGGCCTCCGCGCGATCGGCATGCAAGCCCGCCAGCCGACGTTCACTAGCTTTCCGCTGCTTTTTCAACTCCGCAACATTGTCGAACGGTCGCTTGCAGGTAGGGCAAGCAGTTGAGAAGTCCTGCGCGGCCAGGGAGCGTATTTCCCCGTCCAGACGGTGAACGGTTGCGAGACGTGTATTCGCCTCTTGCTGGGCCTTGTCGTAGGCGGCCTTACGCACCCGACAAGAGAGTTCGCTCTTAGTCAAGAGGCTCTGCGCGTGTTTCGCTTGCCGTAGTCGTTCCTCAAGCCGCTCTAGGGCGGCTTCGTAATCG
Coding sequences within it:
- a CDS encoding flotillin family protein, producing the protein MGLDIGQQIAAWLTTLAIVGLVVLMLAIIIRMLRANYIKVPPHLVAVVSGRQHRIVTRNENGEEQTVTVGYRLVRGGATLVIPFLERKDELDLRVITIPNLAVQEAITREGVPLSIKAVANIKVGSEDTLLINAVERLIGKSQEEIRQMAYEALEGHLRSMLGTLSIEEINSDRAAFQQRMINESQSDLARLGLKIDILTVKELSDSQGYLAALGLKRTAEVKRDAEIGAADAQKEATIQATTAEKEGAVKEQENIALIKEAEKEKDVRVARYRAETNAESARAEQAGPLATAEARKAVVEKEQEVELVRTLKATEVAEAAAARREQELVAEVIRPAEAQRRSAEVAAEGRARAIEIEAEAQRKALAAEGEGRAAAKRAELLAEADGIRAKLLAEAEGTLKKAEAYKALNEAGRLLQILEAAQTLVPAAIKEFSGVMAAATAPLAEADKIIVMDSGSSNGHGSALDRYVGIGPQALFALVERCKAMGIDISPLLAKAGVSDLNAVEDKGV